A section of the Leptotrichia buccalis C-1013-b genome encodes:
- a CDS encoding PP2C family protein-serine/threonine phosphatase — MRKEEAKFETRFFSEAGTKGKNNDYFGYTQLDNYAIWVAADGYDEEAGADVAAKLAVSSAIEYFMLRPRFNPDVIKEIMEYANLKVKEKQEETEKYSLMHTSLLVVISNYNSFLYGNVGNTRLYHLRGGYVVSQSRDDTIAQLLVDENALDMNDMKYHRQRNDLLQAIGDFGKIKPNIIKNPVTLQENDMLCLTTIGFWENIDEREMEVEISRYPNKDSLLRSLEHKVMATTRESVENYTFALVNVEKVASPEPVEKDKKKFWIKVGLISLAVLVIILSLTFWNISKRNNIIKRAAVYEEQANDDIVKKDFNNAIESFKLEKAELEKLKPKSRGIIGFFTGANGKRADVEKRISAVNTKISQTSKLQKAFQDINEANQLFNSGNYDEASRKYQEAKYVLEENTYKKDELNTDEVLTTLNARIDSSSKLKEALAIETAGNQAFSAGNYNLAKENYKTASELYLVNGRADYVANIERKIAEIDDKAKTEYNGAMLTENQADLLSPTDTNKSRQSYYQARQMYQSLGDTAKA, encoded by the coding sequence ATGAGAAAAGAAGAAGCAAAGTTTGAAACGAGATTTTTTAGTGAAGCTGGGACTAAAGGGAAAAATAATGACTATTTTGGATATACCCAGCTGGATAATTATGCAATATGGGTGGCTGCTGATGGATATGATGAAGAAGCTGGAGCTGATGTGGCTGCAAAGTTAGCAGTAAGTTCTGCAATAGAATATTTTATGTTACGTCCACGCTTTAATCCAGATGTGATTAAGGAGATAATGGAATATGCAAATTTAAAAGTGAAAGAAAAGCAGGAGGAAACTGAAAAATATTCATTAATGCATACTTCTCTTTTAGTTGTAATAAGTAATTACAATTCATTCTTATATGGAAATGTTGGGAATACAAGGCTTTATCATTTGAGAGGCGGTTATGTGGTTTCTCAAAGTAGAGATGACACAATAGCTCAGCTTCTGGTAGATGAAAATGCACTTGATATGAATGATATGAAGTATCATAGACAAAGAAATGATTTGCTTCAGGCGATAGGAGATTTTGGAAAGATAAAGCCAAATATTATAAAAAATCCTGTAACACTTCAGGAAAATGATATGCTATGTTTAACAACAATAGGATTTTGGGAAAATATTGATGAAAGGGAAATGGAAGTTGAAATTTCAAGATACCCAAATAAAGATAGTTTATTAAGATCATTGGAACATAAAGTTATGGCAACAACAAGAGAAAGTGTGGAAAACTATACTTTTGCACTAGTAAATGTGGAAAAAGTGGCATCACCTGAACCTGTTGAAAAGGATAAGAAGAAATTTTGGATAAAAGTTGGGTTAATATCTTTAGCAGTTCTAGTAATAATATTGTCCTTGACATTTTGGAATATAAGTAAAAGAAATAATATTATAAAAAGAGCGGCAGTATACGAAGAACAGGCAAACGATGATATTGTTAAAAAAGATTTTAATAATGCGATAGAAAGTTTTAAGCTGGAAAAGGCGGAACTTGAAAAATTGAAACCTAAATCCAGAGGAATAATAGGATTTTTTACGGGAGCTAATGGTAAAAGAGCTGACGTTGAAAAAAGAATAAGTGCTGTAAATACTAAAATATCCCAGACTTCAAAATTACAAAAGGCATTTCAGGATATAAATGAGGCAAATCAGCTATTTAATTCGGGAAATTATGACGAAGCGTCAAGAAAATACCAAGAGGCAAAATATGTTTTGGAAGAAAATACTTACAAAAAGGATGAACTTAATACAGATGAAGTTTTAACAACGTTAAATGCAAGAATAGATTCATCTAGTAAATTAAAAGAAGCTTTAGCAATTGAAACAGCGGGAAACCAGGCTTTTTCAGCAGGAAACTATAATTTGGCAAAAGAAAATTATAAAACTGCTTCAGAACTTTATCTAGTAAATGGACGTGCAGACTATGTTGCAAATATTGAAAGAAAAATAGCTGAAATAGATGACAAGGCAAAAACAGAATATAATGGGGCAATGCTAACTGAGAACCAGGCTGATTTATTATCTCCGACAGATACTAATAAATCAAGACAGTCGTATTATCAGGCAAGACAAATGTATCAAAGCCTAGGAGATACTGCTAAGGCATAG
- a CDS encoding polymorphic toxin-type HINT domain-containing protein → MSTEHAMQQYTIKQQYIRGFNYDDEYIDGKNIKSMYETYVGFSAAAGAMKSYRVMSGNKSKRKMSNGKTSELDIETRYKNARARYEESMNCDLYCKGTRCFAEGTFVLTEHGIKKIEEIKVGDKIYGYDEIKKENILKSVQAVYLHTTDLLVKIKTKKDIIFTTPEHPFYVNGQYILAGFLNTNMKLTDFEGKEVEILEIEIIKYQKEQKVYNFSVEGTRNYYVGGEGLLNHNLDDCIGGTGILLDDETKINDNKRKIENELGKNIEDFRLNEGSQGKHDPNHRNYQSERHKSEVSMDDAKNIFKKFKATGNFVQDPRSGNFYEIIDTQGEYQGIYINNRRNERLITPKFKIHYSKKGLVHVVPEHPNKK, encoded by the coding sequence ATGAGTACGGAACATGCTATGCAACAGTATACAATAAAACAACAGTATATAAGGGGTTTTAACTACGATGATGAATATATTGACGGAAAAAATATAAAAAGTATGTATGAAACTTATGTAGGATTTTCAGCAGCTGCTGGAGCGATGAAAAGCTACCGTGTTATGTCAGGAAATAAATCTAAAAGAAAAATGTCAAATGGAAAAACTTCAGAACTGGATATAGAAACAAGGTATAAGAATGCAAGAGCAAGATATGAAGAAAGTATGAATTGTGATTTATACTGTAAAGGTACAAGATGTTTTGCAGAAGGAACCTTTGTTTTAACAGAACATGGAATTAAAAAAATTGAGGAAATAAAAGTAGGTGACAAAATATACGGCTATGATGAAATAAAAAAGGAAAATATTTTAAAAAGTGTACAAGCAGTATATCTACATACAACTGATTTATTAGTAAAAATAAAAACAAAAAAAGACATAATATTTACAACCCCAGAACATCCATTTTATGTAAATGGACAATATATATTAGCAGGATTTTTAAATACTAATATGAAATTAACAGATTTTGAGGGAAAAGAAGTAGAAATACTAGAAATAGAAATAATAAAGTACCAAAAAGAACAGAAAGTTTATAATTTTAGTGTAGAAGGGACTAGGAATTATTATGTAGGTGGAGAAGGATTGTTGAACCATAATTTGGATGATTGTATTGGTGGAACGGGGATTTTACTTGATGATGAAACTAAAATCAATGATAATAAAAGAAAAATTGAAAATGAACTGGGAAAAAATATTGAAGATTTTAGGTTAAATGAAGGAAGTCAAGGGAAACATGATCCGAATCATAGAAATTATCAAAGTGAAAGACATAAAAGTGAAGTTAGTATGGATGATGCTAAAAATATTTTTAAAAAATTCAAAGCAACAGGAAATTTTGTTCAAGACCCTAGAAGTGGAAACTTTTATGAAATAATAGATACTCAAGGAGAATATCAAGGAATTTATATTAATAATAGAAGAAACGAAAGATTAATTACACCGAAATTTAAAATACATTATAGTAAAAAAGGATTAGTTCACGTTGTTCCAGAACATCCAAATAAAAAATAA
- a CDS encoding DUF4926 domain-containing protein: MSTRYIKNNEGSFFMLNEYGVVKSKIDLSEKVKKNTVGAVVMVFSEFPNDYMVEFIENEETLEILIVNEQNFERIK, encoded by the coding sequence ATGTCAACAAGGTACATAAAAAATAATGAAGGGAGTTTTTTTATGTTAAATGAATACGGTGTAGTAAAATCAAAAATTGATTTATCAGAAAAAGTTAAAAAGAATACAGTAGGAGCAGTAGTAATGGTATTTTCTGAATTTCCAAATGATTATATGGTTGAATTTATTGAAAATGAGGAAACTTTAGAAATTTTAATAGTTAATGAACAAAATTTTGAAAGAATAAAATAA
- a CDS encoding toxin-antitoxin system YwqK family antitoxin, with translation MKNYEKVELSKKRMNGKNYYILNNEKYYTGKIEIRFNNSDKVKVTGQIEKGLKSGEWRYFYENGNVEKIETYKFGELSGNYKGFYESGELMEVGEMRYDKMEGTWKSYYKNGNLDVETSYVLNKQNGIWKKFYESGELKCECPTKNNMFYGNYKKYSKSGILLYKCFLRDSEKNGEEIYFDEAGREIMKTRYVNGIEIKS, from the coding sequence ATGAAAAATTATGAAAAAGTAGAATTGTCAAAAAAAAGAATGAATGGTAAAAATTATTATATTTTAAATAATGAAAAATATTACACAGGGAAAATAGAAATTCGATTTAATAATAGTGATAAAGTTAAAGTGACAGGACAAATTGAAAAAGGGTTAAAATCGGGAGAATGGAGATATTTTTATGAAAATGGGAATGTTGAAAAAATTGAAACATATAAATTTGGGGAATTGAGTGGAAATTATAAAGGATTTTATGAAAGTGGAGAACTAATGGAAGTTGGAGAAATGAGATACGATAAAATGGAAGGTACATGGAAGTCGTATTATAAGAATGGAAATTTAGATGTTGAAACTTCATATGTTTTAAATAAACAGAATGGTATTTGGAAAAAATTTTATGAAAGCGGAGAATTAAAATGTGAATGTCCTACAAAAAATAATATGTTTTATGGAAATTATAAAAAATATTCAAAAAGTGGTATACTTTTATATAAGTGTTTTCTTAGGGATAGTGAAAAAAATGGAGAAGAGATATATTTTGATGAAGCTGGCAGGGAAATTATGAAAACTAGATATGTAAATGGCATAGAAATAAAGAGTTAA
- a CDS encoding sel1 repeat family protein gives MKKFILIIFFCILISCGNREKEVIIEDIDDVSFHQENKKNPEKAQLMARIAYELNRENYKEAEKYFLKVAKYDKTAYVSIADMYYEHIDENEGKKRYEIAFEKGNKKAGTILGMIAEDNNDYKKAEEWYKKSLDKENVLGYKSFATFLYKTNRKNEAEKYFIEAGNRKDADSMLDLIKIYYMKKDNEKLKYWQDKILNTKEIFRFDDEANDLLEYSLSKDRMDKEFFELYIKGEESILKKDYDTAEKYFLQMEKLKKEGILYTADFYYRFKDEKEKGMEKYKKAYENGLKKAAVFIGIIEHRNRNIDEAKKWYRIAANAGYTDSQIYLAQILEEEGYKLESFDLYLKAAELKDYRAIKYLLKYYYREKKLKEIKEWVDVVKNSTKLKNYNEGQSGRIKQYEKFLNEATAINKKQ, from the coding sequence ATGAAAAAATTTATTTTGATAATCTTTTTTTGTATATTAATAAGTTGTGGAAATCGAGAAAAAGAAGTAATAATAGAAGACATTGATGATGTTTCCTTTCATCAGGAAAATAAAAAAAATCCTGAAAAAGCTCAATTAATGGCAAGAATTGCCTATGAATTGAACAGAGAAAACTATAAAGAAGCGGAAAAGTATTTTTTAAAAGTGGCAAAATATGACAAAACTGCTTATGTTTCAATTGCAGATATGTATTATGAACATATTGATGAAAATGAAGGGAAAAAGAGGTATGAGATAGCTTTTGAAAAAGGAAATAAAAAGGCAGGTACAATTTTAGGTATGATTGCTGAGGATAATAATGATTATAAAAAGGCGGAAGAATGGTACAAAAAATCATTGGATAAAGAGAATGTATTAGGATATAAATCTTTTGCTACGTTTTTATATAAAACAAATAGAAAAAATGAGGCTGAGAAATATTTTATAGAAGCTGGAAATCGCAAAGATGCGGATTCGATGTTAGACTTAATAAAAATATATTATATGAAAAAAGATAATGAAAAATTGAAATACTGGCAAGATAAAATATTAAATACAAAAGAAATTTTTAGATTTGATGATGAAGCAAATGATTTACTGGAATACAGTTTATCAAAAGATAGAATGGATAAAGAGTTCTTTGAGTTGTATATAAAAGGAGAGGAAAGTATTTTAAAAAAAGATTATGATACAGCAGAAAAATATTTTTTACAAATGGAGAAGTTAAAAAAAGAAGGAATTTTGTATACAGCTGATTTTTATTATCGTTTTAAGGATGAAAAAGAAAAAGGAATGGAAAAATATAAAAAAGCATATGAAAATGGTTTAAAGAAAGCTGCTGTTTTTATAGGAATTATTGAGCATAGAAATAGAAATATTGATGAAGCAAAAAAATGGTATCGGATAGCAGCGAATGCAGGATACACTGATTCACAAATATATTTAGCACAAATTTTGGAAGAAGAAGGTTATAAACTCGAATCTTTTGATTTGTATTTAAAAGCGGCTGAGCTAAAAGATTATAGAGCAATTAAATATTTGTTAAAATATTATTATAGAGAAAAAAAATTGAAAGAAATAAAAGAATGGGTAGATGTGGTTAAAAACTCAACAAAATTAAAAAATTATAACGAAGGTCAAAGCGGAAGAATAAAGCAGTATGAAAAATTTTTAAATGAGGCTACAGCAATAAATAAAAAACAATAA
- a CDS encoding IS5 family transposase (programmed frameshift), producing the protein MQRRYEISDEQWNKIKHMFPKAKTGRPGKDLRLMFNAVLWIACSGAPWRDLPERFGSWKTVYSRFCKWRDEGTLLKIFEHLREDADYENLSIDSTVVKAHQSSAGAKKGAKDSEVNQHIRRSSGGRTTKIHAVVDGLGNPLYIKLSAGQIHDSTQAIKILSQLSIKDSNILADKAYGTKEVREYIRKHGGECVIPPKSNAVNKWECDYHIYKERHLVECFFNKFKQFRRIGTRYDKLASTFINFIYIGCIIILIK; encoded by the exons ATGCAAAGAAGATATGAAATATCAGATGAACAATGGAATAAAATAAAGCATATGTTTCCCAAAGCTAAAACAGGACGTCCAGGCAAGGATTTACGCCTGATGTTTAATGCCGTGCTATGGATTGCCTGCAGCGGTGCACCTTGGAGAGACCTTCCTGAACGTTTCGGTTCATGGAAGACGGTCTATTCTCGTTTCTGCAAATGGCGTGACGAGGGGACTCTGCTTAAAATATTTGAGCATTTAAGGGAAGATGCCGACTATGAGAACTTGAGCATTGACTCTACAGTAGTTAAAGCCCACCAGAGCAGTGCAGGAGCTAAAAAAG GGGCAAAAGATTCAGAAGTGAATCAGCACATCAGGAGAAGCTCAGGTGGAAGGACAACTAAGATCCATGCAGTTGTTGATGGACTTGGAAATCCGCTGTATATAAAACTTAGTGCAGGACAGATTCACGATAGTACGCAAGCAATTAAAATATTGTCGCAGCTAAGCATAAAAGACAGCAACATACTGGCAGACAAGGCATACGGAACAAAGGAAGTTCGGGAGTACATAAGAAAACACGGGGGAGAATGTGTAATACCTCCGAAGTCAAATGCAGTAAACAAATGGGAATGCGATTACCATATCTACAAGGAAAGACATCTTGTGGAATGTTTTTTCAATAAGTTTAAACAGTTCCGCAGAATAGGGACACGCTATGATAAGCTGGCAAGCACATTCATAAATTTTATTTATATAGGATGCATAATAATTTTAATAAAATAA
- a CDS encoding phage baseplate assembly protein V: MNSILQNQKPVEFFSAERIKIEIDGQQILWRDMTLKIDSKIGEHTVGKIKYIASLQQISIYDAAIDKDEDIKIIISGRSNISNENGTSNDKIFLNGIIDDIKLSEIKTGSLVVEITCISKSIILDRIPRYRSFQDPSLTYSAIAEEINKNYGANGEKIISVGEDMKEVPRMTIQYNETDWEYLKRLASYTGQPVMPYYDKVLVGFLKNQAVQTPNTTYSQYGKSKKNKRTMYKITGTEVYPVSTPIKLKTRNRAGGEETENDYYVIESRIYNEGNTLKCEYTLGKQTDYFIDPIPHEKIRGAVIEARTVHIARTDESKSNHGRTDGNSDNLEGRKIGAKPLNKYIEKAENQNENVKERVKASDIAVMTLNLTEGLLKLGENGQSFEDKYAGKSYFPYVTPYSQSNTGFTPAPEVNDRVALYFPNGNETHAIVLGAVNNDGNGRFTNPDKRNFTLGNSQGGANNGKPMYDFTLDSEKFTMNTGNVISMESSGTINVAGRSNVGVISTTSNVNVIGSKSVNSVVGSSKVTIDPNNVNVKGNSSVDIKGGAKLSATGGQVSIGDGAGTTDIKGGKVKVH, encoded by the coding sequence ATGAACAGTATCTTGCAAAATCAGAAACCAGTGGAATTTTTTTCAGCAGAAAGAATAAAAATAGAAATTGATGGGCAGCAAATATTGTGGAGGGATATGACTTTAAAAATAGATTCAAAAATTGGGGAGCATACTGTTGGGAAAATAAAGTACATAGCTTCTTTACAGCAGATAAGTATTTATGATGCCGCAATAGACAAGGATGAGGATATTAAAATTATTATTTCTGGAAGAAGCAATATTTCAAATGAAAACGGAACTTCAAATGATAAAATATTTTTAAATGGGATAATTGACGATATCAAACTTTCTGAAATTAAGACAGGCTCTTTAGTAGTGGAAATTACCTGTATTTCTAAAAGCATTATTCTTGACAGAATACCAAGATACCGTTCATTTCAGGATCCTTCACTAACTTATTCAGCAATAGCTGAAGAAATTAATAAAAATTATGGGGCAAATGGAGAAAAAATAATAAGCGTGGGAGAAGATATGAAAGAAGTCCCAAGAATGACAATCCAGTATAATGAAACAGACTGGGAATATCTAAAAAGACTGGCTTCGTATACAGGACAGCCAGTAATGCCTTATTATGATAAAGTCCTAGTTGGATTTTTGAAAAATCAGGCTGTGCAGACACCGAATACAACATATTCCCAATATGGAAAAAGCAAGAAAAATAAAAGGACAATGTACAAAATAACAGGAACAGAAGTATATCCTGTTTCAACCCCAATAAAATTAAAGACTAGAAACAGGGCAGGCGGAGAAGAAACTGAAAACGATTATTATGTTATAGAAAGCAGAATATACAACGAAGGAAATACTTTAAAATGCGAATACACACTTGGAAAACAGACAGACTACTTTATAGATCCAATACCACACGAAAAGATAAGAGGAGCAGTAATAGAAGCAAGAACAGTCCATATTGCAAGAACAGATGAAAGCAAGAGTAATCATGGAAGGACTGATGGAAATTCAGATAATCTTGAGGGAAGAAAGATTGGAGCAAAACCGCTTAATAAATATATAGAAAAAGCTGAAAATCAGAATGAAAATGTAAAAGAAAGAGTTAAAGCGAGTGATATAGCTGTAATGACATTGAATTTAACGGAAGGATTGTTAAAATTAGGAGAAAATGGACAGTCATTTGAGGATAAATATGCTGGGAAAAGTTATTTTCCTTATGTAACTCCATATAGTCAAAGTAATACAGGATTTACACCAGCACCAGAAGTAAATGATAGGGTAGCACTTTATTTTCCAAATGGAAATGAAACACATGCAATAGTGCTGGGTGCGGTTAATAATGATGGGAATGGAAGGTTTACAAATCCTGATAAAAGGAATTTTACTTTGGGGAATAGTCAAGGTGGGGCGAATAATGGGAAACCGATGTATGATTTTACTTTAGACAGTGAAAAATTTACTATGAATACTGGTAATGTTATAAGTATGGAATCTTCAGGAACGATTAATGTAGCAGGAAGAAGTAACGTAGGGGTTATCTCAACAACATCGAACGTAAATGTTATAGGTTCAAAATCTGTAAATTCAGTTGTCGGAAGTTCTAAAGTAACAATAGATCCTAATAATGTCAATGTTAAGGGAAATAGCAGTGTTGACATTAAAGGAGGTGCAAAATTGTCAGCGACAGGAGGACAAGTTTCCATAGGAGATGGAGCAGGAACAACAGATATAAAAGGTGGGAAGGTAAAAGTACATTAA
- a CDS encoding FHA domain-containing protein, translated as MRLDRCKNGHMYDVSRYGENCPYCKSEGLKPEIKEKKVNLVEELDDDDRTTAYWAKDSRVDPVVGWLVCIAGAEKGKDFKIVSERNFLGRGEGMDIRIEGDMNISRKNHCSISYNPKNREFYITPGDANGLIYLSDEAVYNTRQLQSFDTLEIGESKFVFVEFCGQNFDWSKDKTKES; from the coding sequence ATGAGATTAGACAGATGTAAAAATGGACACATGTATGATGTATCAAGATATGGAGAGAATTGTCCATATTGTAAATCTGAAGGATTGAAACCTGAAATTAAGGAAAAAAAAGTTAATTTGGTAGAGGAATTGGATGATGATGACAGAACAACAGCGTACTGGGCAAAAGACAGCAGAGTAGATCCTGTGGTAGGTTGGCTAGTTTGTATAGCAGGAGCGGAAAAAGGAAAAGACTTCAAAATAGTATCAGAGAGAAATTTTTTAGGACGTGGAGAAGGCATGGACATTAGGATCGAAGGAGATATGAATATTTCAAGAAAAAATCATTGTTCAATTAGTTATAATCCCAAAAATAGGGAATTCTATATTACTCCTGGAGATGCAAATGGATTAATATATCTTAGTGATGAGGCAGTATACAATACAAGACAGCTTCAAAGTTTTGATACATTGGAGATAGGGGAAAGTAAATTTGTATTTGTTGAGTTTTGTGGTCAAAATTTTGATTGGAGCAAGGATAAAACAAAAGAAAGTTAA
- a CDS encoding DUF4280 domain-containing protein, which yields MNGLFLNEALILGENTAAKLDLADLSEIEYVVDGAELICDGCPGEKTNLQVTSQNDYEIKNKLVATKKDKETFENIPPFQSCIYNDNAKCELIIEGDWENYIEDKFCGGNQCLSKNSFARCQKGGIIRVIHSGQFLTSETIAKDSEELMKIASQGGTKEEIKKKLSEYLSKKYNQPMNVEDFKFTNGKFPTLDITTRGQMQNDFNKIELNKNLQTDVNEFNKNGIFFTERKAIQKVELLGNEYRVRETKDKDFPVRGVIYTDSNNYREKREISKEIIEKTKKDWANEAKKRGEKKQNSHNNIQWVKSIKEFDKKSDKWFDDLNVKIVDYKKK from the coding sequence ATGAACGGATTATTTTTAAATGAAGCATTAATATTGGGTGAGAATACGGCTGCAAAATTGGATTTAGCAGATCTTTCTGAAATAGAATATGTAGTTGATGGAGCTGAGTTAATTTGTGATGGCTGTCCTGGAGAGAAAACTAATTTACAAGTAACCAGTCAAAATGATTATGAAATAAAAAATAAGTTAGTTGCAACTAAAAAAGACAAAGAAACATTCGAAAATATCCCCCCGTTTCAAAGTTGTATCTATAATGATAATGCAAAATGTGAATTAATTATTGAAGGCGATTGGGAAAATTATATAGAAGATAAATTTTGCGGAGGCAATCAATGTTTATCTAAAAATTCCTTTGCACGATGCCAAAAAGGCGGAATTATAAGAGTAATACATTCAGGTCAATTTTTAACGTCAGAAACAATAGCAAAAGATTCTGAGGAACTAATGAAAATAGCTTCACAAGGAGGAACCAAAGAAGAAATCAAAAAAAAATTGAGTGAATATTTATCAAAAAAATATAATCAACCAATGAATGTAGAAGATTTTAAATTTACAAATGGAAAATTTCCAACATTAGATATTACAACAAGGGGACAAATGCAGAATGATTTTAATAAGATTGAATTGAATAAAAATTTACAAACTGACGTAAATGAATTTAATAAAAATGGAATCTTTTTTACAGAAAGGAAAGCAATACAAAAAGTAGAATTATTAGGAAATGAATATCGGGTAAGAGAAACAAAAGATAAAGATTTTCCAGTAAGAGGAGTTATATATACAGATTCTAATAATTATCGTGAAAAAAGGGAAATAAGTAAGGAAATTATTGAAAAAACAAAAAAAGATTGGGCTAATGAGGCTAAGAAAAGGGGTGAAAAAAAGCAAAATTCGCATAATAATATACAATGGGTAAAAAGTATAAAAGAATTTGACAAAAAAAGTGATAAATGGTTTGATGATTTAAATGTTAAAATTGTAGATTATAAAAAAAAATAA